Proteins encoded together in one Aeromonas encheleia window:
- the astE gene encoding succinylglutamate desuccinylase encodes MIPQHDFLALTRRHEWQLDPFAFDLPDGSRVSVWDTGVLCLEPANGAGGRKDIVLSCGIHGNETAPIEICNQLLTRLLSGELRARHRVLFLFGNPAAMNLGLREVEENMNRLFSGAHSGTGGKGEGLCNRERIRAMRLEQYVSRFFADPARPRYHYDLHTAIRGSRHEKFAVYPFPHERPHCKEQVQFLGACGVRTILLSSGPTTTFSYYSSHQHGAHAFTVELGKVRPFGENDMTRFIEARQALQELVTQEEVVLEPWRADDFTIFAIDRVINKRSAQFRFLFASDVDNFTEFPQGFVLAEDGDLQYRVEKPREAVVFPNASVAIGQRTMLLVVPTRLWE; translated from the coding sequence ATGATTCCCCAGCATGACTTTTTGGCCCTGACCCGCCGCCACGAATGGCAGCTTGATCCCTTTGCCTTCGATCTGCCGGATGGCTCCCGGGTGAGCGTGTGGGACACCGGCGTGCTCTGCCTGGAGCCCGCCAATGGGGCGGGGGGACGCAAGGACATAGTGCTCTCCTGCGGCATCCACGGTAACGAGACTGCCCCCATCGAGATCTGCAACCAGCTGCTGACCCGGCTGCTCAGCGGGGAACTCAGGGCTCGCCACCGGGTGCTGTTCCTGTTTGGCAACCCGGCGGCCATGAACCTGGGGCTGCGGGAGGTGGAGGAGAACATGAACCGGCTCTTCTCCGGCGCGCATTCTGGCACAGGCGGCAAGGGGGAGGGGTTGTGCAACAGGGAGCGGATCCGCGCCATGCGCCTCGAGCAGTATGTGAGCCGCTTCTTCGCCGATCCCGCCAGGCCCCGCTATCACTACGATCTGCACACCGCCATCCGCGGCTCGCGTCACGAGAAGTTTGCAGTCTATCCCTTCCCCCACGAGCGGCCGCACTGCAAGGAGCAGGTGCAGTTCCTCGGCGCCTGCGGGGTGCGTACCATACTGCTTTCCAGCGGCCCGACCACCACCTTCAGCTATTACAGCTCGCACCAGCATGGTGCCCATGCCTTCACGGTGGAGCTCGGCAAGGTGCGTCCCTTTGGCGAGAACGACATGACTCGCTTCATCGAGGCGCGTCAGGCGTTGCAGGAGCTGGTGACCCAAGAAGAAGTGGTGCTCGAGCCCTGGCGGGCGGATGACTTCACCATCTTTGCCATCGATCGGGTGATCAACAAGCGCTCGGCGCAGTTTCGTTTCCTGTTCGCCAGCGATGTGGACAATTTCACCGAGTTTCCCCAGGGATTTGTGCTGGCAGAAGACGGCGATCTGCAATACAGGGTAGAGAAACCGCGGGAGGCGGTGGTGTTCCCCAATGCCAGCGTGGCCATCGGTCAGCGCACCATGCTGCTGGTGGTGCCGACCCGCCTGTGGGAGTGA
- a CDS encoding DUF1127 domain-containing protein: MANMTYTEAGYQHSSQSNLAARVKTTVVTWLERSRSRRQLSELPAYLLKDIGLNEADRYQETTKPFWRG, from the coding sequence ATGGCCAACATGACGTATACCGAAGCCGGTTATCAGCATTCCAGCCAATCGAATCTGGCTGCTCGCGTGAAAACGACCGTAGTGACCTGGCTGGAACGCAGCCGCAGCCGTCGCCAGCTCTCCGAGCTGCCCGCCTATCTGCTCAAGGACATCGGCCTGAACGAAGCCGACCGCTATCAAGAGACCACCAAGCCGTTCTGGCGTGGTTGA
- a CDS encoding DNA replication terminus site-binding protein, with the protein MDTFTPTAALRQQMEALEAALARLAQQLSRLPLQEGHVYPLPAVPQGEEHDPIAQIEVGYLGGDAALAAAIAAYQDHSARPGCSTKATHRLPGWLRFPAASASLLRPLLDEINAHKLAFKALVQQAGGRDEKFELVHQALPGVITLQVYRKLTLLEGELHSLGFTWADKQSISRLSRDQVLEMLERSRRYIPALSNNEEWSKMVDQEVYDIRRLPADAELRIRRPVKTHPMINLLWQDREPRKQQLKASLPLLLCSDTPPSVTHLGHYPPKLRQARRDRKIGGEAIIERLHLYRYQG; encoded by the coding sequence ATGGACACCTTTACCCCGACCGCCGCCTTGCGTCAACAGATGGAGGCCCTCGAAGCGGCGCTGGCCCGCCTGGCTCAGCAGTTGAGTCGACTCCCGCTGCAAGAGGGCCATGTCTATCCCCTCCCCGCCGTGCCGCAGGGAGAGGAGCACGATCCCATCGCCCAAATAGAGGTCGGTTATCTGGGGGGCGACGCGGCGCTGGCCGCCGCGATCGCCGCCTATCAGGATCACAGCGCCCGCCCCGGCTGCTCAACCAAGGCGACCCACCGGCTGCCCGGCTGGCTACGCTTCCCCGCCGCCAGCGCCAGCCTGCTGCGCCCGCTGCTCGATGAGATCAACGCCCACAAGCTCGCCTTCAAGGCCCTGGTGCAGCAGGCGGGAGGGCGGGATGAGAAGTTCGAGTTGGTGCACCAGGCGTTGCCCGGGGTCATCACCCTGCAGGTCTACCGCAAGCTGACCCTGCTGGAGGGGGAGCTGCATTCGCTGGGCTTTACCTGGGCCGACAAGCAGAGTATCAGTCGCCTCAGCCGCGATCAGGTGCTCGAGATGCTGGAGCGCAGCCGCCGCTATATCCCGGCGCTCTCCAACAACGAGGAGTGGAGCAAGATGGTGGATCAGGAGGTGTATGACATTCGCCGTCTGCCCGCCGACGCCGAGCTGCGGATCCGGCGGCCGGTCAAGACCCATCCCATGATCAACCTGCTCTGGCAGGACAGGGAGCCGCGCAAGCAGCAGCTCAAGGCGAGCCTGCCGCTGCTGCTCTGCTCGGACACCCCGCCCAGCGTCACCCACCTCGGCCACTACCCGCCCAAGCTGCGCCAGGCGCGGCGGGATCGCAAGATAGGCGGCGAGGCCATCATAGAGCGACTGCACCTCTATCGCTATCAGGGCTAG
- a CDS encoding DEAD/DEAH box helicase encodes MSAFTLSSDCHALLSELQLQRAASTRYLQEMLHAQHSPGLALADRLNQLQQQGLVRLRGEQQWSLTAEGTLALILAVRAGECPMPDWTRVPSVTGQELAQALVRELCLGEAGQIPAYYQSAELLSLLDLPDAHRLLPGSSPEWQGLLLEHFALQTLLDAEPEDGWPLARVTAACAPALAGRVETLAAEWSWLCGAPDGEVTTYWPALQQLAERGGDQPLAERLLSALGQWQAPAAQEPWPRLFSALLWLGWLQQADPVLASEQRKKWQRSLGNHFPLLSDLLGQWAGDRHGQSVGLFDTLQLPLEELHWGYLWLDLCALARHGEQSPQVAILHKWDLSHVLEASPRHRLMAFCQDLLRLLLGMGAQHAPLQRLRAAAEVDAADEQDDEDKTPASASWLNWLQGLGRSSGVRKAQERLVWLLHADGPELECKIQKQSTKGEWTAGRRVDPALLSTQYAAMLDEADWALVRTLPRVMSKLPREAWAPLAEHPRLFNAKGQKLQLAISAPLLQIVATEQGMSAVLSPLAAARGAHIVPLAQDLWQLILTPQALLDRLPALESIPLLPEAGLAELQRTLDAIPELPWHSQVAGLQGNAELAPWPGVPSVQLDWQDGQLVVQLVTRQGELPPLPLGKGEAIVRQGVRDYHYWQRDLAAEKGEAQLLRNQLPIGLPGNEWKLEGEQALTLVNSLPELVEAGVVIHWHQDSARLKSLDEAALSLRIERRQDWFQIEGALALDEHQILDLRLILRQLTPGQRTVQLDEKTSLMLSDKLVERLTMLGAMLDADQRINNKLAYPLARLLSAVTTAGDDAWQSLQQEWQQEVDCAPELLTALRDYQKDGVRWMATLAHHGFGACLADDMGLGKTLQALVVLRMRQHLGPALVVVPKSVVTNWQEEVARFAPELEVVVFEQPSEREGLIRDARAGQIILVNYGMLGSLAQALKSRRWASMVLDEAQQIKNAGTQRAKLLFQLEGDFRLALSGTPIENHLGELWSLFTFINPGLLGSLGEFKRRFGKAVKDPQHMALLRAVISPFILRRLKQQVLTELPDKTEIIHHISLSPEERQLYEATRREVVQQVQSADGRALMHVLSGLTRLRRLCCSPKLVMPEWSQTSSKLDEAMGLLEEAIDGGHRVLVFSQFVDLLSLLRARIEQKQWDYCYLDGGCSAKSRQESILRFRHEPVPLFLISLKAGGTGLNLTQADTVLHLDPWWNPAVEDQASDRAHRMGQTQPVTVYRLVCEQTVEEKIVALHDEKRALADGLLSGQSEVRGLDVESLRALLMS; translated from the coding sequence ATGTCAGCCTTCACCCTCTCTTCGGATTGCCATGCCCTGCTCAGCGAGCTGCAACTGCAGCGCGCCGCCAGTACCCGCTATTTGCAGGAGATGCTGCACGCCCAGCACTCGCCCGGGCTGGCGCTGGCTGACCGGCTGAACCAGCTGCAGCAGCAAGGGCTGGTGCGGCTGCGCGGGGAGCAGCAGTGGAGCCTGACGGCGGAAGGTACCCTGGCCCTGATCCTGGCGGTACGGGCGGGGGAATGCCCCATGCCGGACTGGACCCGGGTCCCCTCGGTCACCGGCCAGGAGCTGGCGCAGGCCCTGGTGCGTGAACTCTGCCTGGGGGAGGCGGGTCAGATCCCGGCCTATTACCAGAGCGCGGAGCTCTTGAGCCTGCTGGACTTGCCCGATGCTCACCGCCTGCTGCCGGGCTCAAGCCCCGAGTGGCAAGGGCTGCTGCTCGAGCATTTCGCCCTGCAGACCCTGCTCGACGCCGAGCCCGAGGACGGTTGGCCGCTGGCGCGCGTCACGGCGGCCTGTGCCCCTGCGCTGGCGGGCCGGGTCGAGACGCTGGCCGCGGAGTGGAGCTGGCTCTGTGGCGCGCCGGACGGCGAGGTAACCACTTACTGGCCGGCTCTGCAGCAGCTGGCCGAGCGGGGGGGAGATCAACCCCTGGCCGAGCGGCTGCTCAGCGCGCTGGGGCAGTGGCAGGCGCCGGCGGCGCAAGAGCCCTGGCCCCGGCTGTTCAGCGCCCTGCTCTGGCTGGGCTGGCTGCAACAGGCCGATCCCGTGCTCGCCAGCGAGCAGCGCAAGAAGTGGCAGCGCAGTCTGGGCAATCATTTCCCGCTGCTGAGCGATCTGCTGGGCCAGTGGGCCGGTGATCGCCACGGCCAGTCGGTCGGTCTGTTCGATACCCTGCAACTGCCGCTGGAGGAGCTCCATTGGGGCTATCTCTGGCTCGATCTCTGCGCCCTGGCGCGGCACGGTGAGCAGAGCCCCCAGGTGGCCATACTGCACAAGTGGGATCTCTCCCATGTGCTGGAGGCGAGCCCGCGTCACCGCCTGATGGCCTTCTGTCAGGATCTGCTGCGACTCTTGCTGGGCATGGGGGCGCAGCACGCCCCGTTGCAGCGGCTGCGCGCCGCCGCTGAGGTGGACGCGGCCGATGAGCAGGATGACGAAGACAAGACGCCCGCCTCGGCCAGCTGGCTCAACTGGCTGCAGGGGCTGGGGCGCTCCAGCGGCGTGCGCAAGGCGCAAGAGCGGCTGGTATGGCTGCTCCATGCGGATGGCCCCGAGCTGGAGTGCAAGATCCAGAAGCAGAGCACCAAGGGGGAGTGGACCGCCGGTCGCCGGGTCGATCCGGCTCTGCTCTCCACCCAGTACGCCGCCATGCTCGACGAGGCGGACTGGGCGCTGGTGCGCACCCTGCCGCGGGTGATGAGCAAGCTGCCGCGGGAGGCTTGGGCGCCGCTCGCCGAGCACCCCCGCCTGTTCAACGCCAAGGGGCAGAAGCTGCAACTGGCCATCAGTGCCCCCTTGCTGCAGATAGTGGCCACCGAGCAGGGCATGAGCGCCGTGCTGAGCCCGCTTGCCGCGGCGCGCGGGGCGCACATAGTGCCCCTGGCCCAGGACCTGTGGCAGCTCATCCTGACTCCGCAAGCCCTGCTGGACAGACTGCCCGCGCTCGAATCCATTCCCCTGTTGCCCGAGGCCGGGCTGGCGGAGCTGCAACGCACCCTGGACGCCATCCCCGAGCTGCCATGGCACAGCCAGGTGGCGGGGCTGCAGGGCAATGCCGAACTCGCCCCCTGGCCCGGGGTGCCCTCGGTCCAGCTGGATTGGCAGGATGGCCAGCTGGTGGTCCAGCTGGTGACCCGGCAGGGGGAGTTGCCACCGTTGCCGCTCGGCAAGGGGGAGGCCATAGTGCGGCAGGGGGTCAGGGATTATCACTACTGGCAGCGGGATCTCGCCGCCGAGAAGGGCGAGGCCCAGCTGCTGCGCAACCAGCTGCCCATCGGGCTGCCAGGCAACGAATGGAAGCTGGAGGGTGAGCAGGCGCTGACCCTGGTCAACTCGCTGCCCGAGCTGGTGGAGGCCGGAGTGGTCATTCACTGGCACCAGGACAGCGCTCGCCTCAAGAGCCTCGACGAGGCGGCCCTCAGCCTGCGCATCGAGCGGCGCCAGGACTGGTTCCAGATTGAAGGTGCCCTGGCGCTGGACGAGCACCAGATCCTCGACCTTCGCCTCATCCTGCGCCAGCTGACCCCGGGTCAGCGCACCGTCCAGCTCGACGAGAAGACCAGCCTGATGCTGAGCGACAAGCTGGTGGAGCGACTCACCATGCTGGGTGCCATGCTGGACGCCGATCAGCGCATCAACAACAAGCTGGCCTATCCGCTGGCCCGCCTGCTGTCGGCGGTGACCACCGCAGGGGATGATGCCTGGCAGTCGTTGCAGCAGGAGTGGCAGCAGGAGGTAGACTGTGCCCCCGAGCTGTTGACGGCACTGCGGGACTATCAGAAGGACGGGGTGCGCTGGATGGCGACCCTGGCCCATCACGGCTTCGGCGCCTGTCTGGCCGATGACATGGGGCTTGGCAAGACGCTGCAGGCGCTGGTCGTGCTGCGCATGCGCCAGCATCTGGGCCCGGCGCTGGTGGTGGTGCCCAAGTCAGTGGTCACCAACTGGCAGGAGGAGGTGGCTCGCTTCGCCCCCGAGCTGGAGGTGGTGGTGTTCGAGCAGCCCTCCGAGCGGGAAGGGCTGATCCGCGATGCCAGGGCCGGCCAGATCATCCTGGTCAACTACGGCATGCTCGGCAGCCTGGCGCAGGCACTCAAGTCCCGCCGCTGGGCGAGCATGGTGCTGGACGAGGCCCAGCAGATCAAGAATGCCGGCACCCAGCGCGCCAAGCTGCTGTTCCAGCTCGAGGGGGATTTTCGTCTGGCCCTCTCCGGCACCCCCATCGAGAACCATCTGGGGGAACTGTGGAGTCTGTTCACCTTCATCAACCCGGGTCTGCTCGGTAGCCTCGGCGAGTTCAAGCGTCGCTTCGGCAAGGCGGTGAAGGATCCCCAGCACATGGCGTTGCTGCGGGCGGTGATCAGCCCCTTCATCCTGCGCCGCCTCAAGCAGCAGGTGCTGACCGAGCTGCCGGACAAAACCGAGATCATCCATCACATCAGCCTCTCCCCCGAGGAGCGCCAGCTCTACGAGGCGACCCGGCGCGAGGTGGTGCAGCAGGTGCAGAGCGCCGATGGCCGCGCCCTGATGCATGTGCTGAGCGGCCTGACTCGGTTGCGCCGGCTCTGCTGCTCCCCCAAGCTGGTGATGCCGGAGTGGAGTCAGACCAGCAGCAAGCTGGACGAGGCCATGGGGCTGCTCGAGGAGGCCATCGACGGCGGTCATCGGGTGCTGGTGTTCAGCCAGTTCGTCGATCTGCTGAGCCTGCTGCGGGCCCGCATCGAGCAGAAGCAGTGGGACTACTGCTATCTGGACGGCGGCTGCTCCGCCAAGTCCCGCCAGGAGTCCATCCTGCGGTTCCGTCACGAACCTGTCCCGCTGTTCCTCATCAGCCTCAAGGCCGGTGGCACCGGTCTGAACCTGACCCAGGCCGATACCGTGTTGCACCTGGATCCCTGGTGGAACCCGGCGGTGGAGGATCAGGCGAGCGATCGGGCCCACCGGATGGGGCAGACCCAGCCGGTGACCGTGTATCGGCTGGTGTGCGAGCAGACGGTGGAGGAGAAAATAGTGGCGCTGCACGACGAGAAGCGGGCACTGGCCGATGGCTTGCTCAGCGGTCAGTCCGAGGTCCGTGGCCTGGATGTGGAGAGCCTGCGCGCCCTGCTGATGAGCTGA
- a CDS encoding YceH family protein has translation MELVLGPLEARVIGCLIEKEICTPDQYPLSLNALVNACNQKSNREPVLELSELDIRAVVDELIRRRLVVNTAGFNARVPRYQHRFCNTEFGELKFSAQALGILCELLLRGPQTPGELRSRTNRLCSFDDVTQVDAVLAELSEQGPYVVKLPREPGKRESRYAHLFSGEIDLQALAEAAPASHSASPAADRLSVLEEEVDSLKAQLQALEARLAQLEG, from the coding sequence ATGGAGTTAGTACTAGGCCCACTCGAGGCGCGCGTGATCGGCTGCCTGATAGAGAAAGAGATCTGCACGCCGGATCAATACCCCCTCTCTCTCAACGCGCTGGTCAATGCCTGCAACCAGAAGAGCAACCGCGAACCCGTGCTGGAGCTCTCCGAGCTGGATATCCGCGCCGTGGTGGATGAACTGATCCGCCGTCGGCTGGTGGTCAACACCGCCGGCTTCAACGCGCGGGTGCCCCGTTATCAACACCGCTTCTGCAATACCGAATTCGGCGAGCTGAAATTCTCGGCGCAGGCGCTCGGCATCCTCTGCGAGCTGCTGTTGCGTGGCCCGCAGACCCCGGGCGAGCTGCGCTCGCGCACCAACCGCCTGTGCAGCTTCGATGATGTGACCCAGGTGGATGCCGTGCTGGCCGAGCTCAGCGAGCAGGGACCCTATGTGGTCAAGCTGCCGCGCGAGCCGGGCAAACGGGAATCCCGTTACGCCCACCTGTTCAGCGGCGAGATCGATCTGCAAGCGCTGGCCGAGGCCGCCCCCGCCAGTCACTCTGCCTCTCCCGCCGCCGATCGACTGAGCGTGCTGGAAGAGGAAGTAGACAGCCTCAAGGCCCAGTTACAGGCCCTGGAGGCACGGCTGGCCCAGCTGGAAGGCTGA
- a CDS encoding glycine zipper 2TM domain-containing protein → MKKIASIAASLLILISSPGMAGTSSQVEYGTVQESRIITQANTATHQGARPLRTIGAAALGAAVGSQFGGGSGQTVATTVGAVAGAEASRRRQSEQGTTQGKQTVELQIKTQAGKLLNVVQENDPNLIFNKGDKVRILTTGTDTQVDKSV, encoded by the coding sequence GTGAAGAAAATAGCATCTATCGCCGCCAGCCTGCTCATCCTGATCAGTTCACCCGGCATGGCCGGCACCAGTAGCCAGGTGGAATACGGGACAGTGCAGGAGAGCCGCATCATCACCCAGGCGAATACCGCCACTCATCAGGGCGCCCGACCGCTGCGCACCATAGGCGCCGCCGCCCTGGGGGCTGCCGTCGGCAGTCAATTCGGCGGTGGCTCGGGCCAGACCGTCGCCACCACAGTGGGAGCGGTTGCGGGGGCCGAGGCCTCACGCCGTCGCCAGAGTGAACAGGGCACCACCCAGGGCAAGCAGACGGTCGAGCTGCAGATCAAGACTCAGGCAGGGAAACTGCTCAACGTCGTGCAGGAGAACGATCCCAATCTCATCTTCAACAAGGGCGACAAGGTGCGCATCCTGACCACGGGGACGGATACCCAGGTCGACAAGTCGGTCTAA
- a CDS encoding PglL family O-oligosaccharyltransferase has translation MVSVLYWLLGMHFFMHNPGGAGLYLPFNAWGWIFASLVIGMGLWQVTLQQKLVFSSLQAGLWLSGLLLLLPMAYPSFELKDYAIPRLLGLFTGLLFLFCLYQWQLAREARDRLLYLLLGAVVIEALLGLVQYYLLTPGNWLGYDTQTNRPYGIFQQPNVMASFMATGLSLAIWLELRGQARGWLRGLRYGVILAASLLLVVLQSRVGQLGGLLALLLLAPQLYRQRLLAHVLGLVGLGVVLGLASQYGIVGLKRGVEIYQSGGYRPIYWVYCAKLIAEAPWTGWGYGSFEPVFLQHYMADKAQNPAMVQIEYNLDHPHNEFLYWAVEGGLASMLGMLLMAGTLLWRLTKAGWSQGLALLALITPILLHTQTEYPLYHAIALWWALLLLIYVLDAEVEEGAQAFGHANWREYVYRPWLLLRFLAIGIPLVVVPFMLTAIHTAWVVTKYERGGYKQPTLLLDIINPMAWLTRVEFDVNAVRLMVGLQAHNKAELEAYLDWGQEFVHHTPRANIYANMVLALDALGRQEEAKRLRTQALMLYPGEPLLTGSAAKSVAATLERKPSS, from the coding sequence ATGGTCAGTGTGCTCTATTGGCTGCTGGGCATGCATTTTTTCATGCACAACCCGGGGGGCGCCGGGCTCTATCTGCCATTCAATGCCTGGGGCTGGATCTTTGCCAGTCTGGTCATCGGTATGGGACTGTGGCAGGTCACGCTGCAGCAGAAGCTGGTCTTCTCGTCCTTGCAGGCCGGGCTATGGCTAAGTGGATTGCTGCTACTGCTGCCCATGGCATACCCGAGTTTTGAGCTCAAGGATTACGCCATTCCCCGTCTGCTGGGGCTGTTCACCGGCTTGCTGTTTCTGTTCTGCCTCTACCAGTGGCAACTGGCTCGCGAGGCGCGTGACCGGCTGCTCTATCTGCTGCTGGGGGCGGTGGTTATTGAGGCACTGCTTGGGCTGGTGCAGTACTACCTGCTGACGCCAGGCAACTGGCTCGGTTATGACACCCAGACCAACCGCCCTTACGGCATCTTTCAGCAACCCAATGTGATGGCCAGCTTCATGGCGACCGGGTTATCCCTCGCCATCTGGCTTGAGCTGCGGGGGCAGGCCCGTGGCTGGCTGCGGGGACTGCGTTATGGCGTGATCCTGGCCGCCAGCCTGCTGTTGGTGGTGCTGCAGTCGCGGGTGGGGCAGCTGGGTGGCTTGCTGGCACTGCTCCTGCTTGCACCGCAACTTTATCGTCAGCGGCTATTGGCGCATGTTCTGGGTCTGGTTGGATTAGGGGTTGTGCTAGGGCTGGCTTCTCAATACGGGATAGTGGGATTGAAACGCGGTGTCGAGATTTATCAATCCGGAGGTTATCGGCCCATTTATTGGGTTTATTGCGCCAAACTGATCGCCGAGGCGCCCTGGACCGGTTGGGGTTACGGCAGTTTCGAGCCCGTCTTCCTGCAGCACTACATGGCCGACAAGGCGCAGAATCCCGCCATGGTGCAGATCGAATACAACCTGGATCACCCCCACAACGAGTTTCTCTACTGGGCGGTGGAAGGTGGGCTTGCCTCCATGCTCGGCATGCTGCTGATGGCCGGCACCCTGCTGTGGCGATTGACCAAGGCCGGCTGGTCGCAGGGCCTGGCGCTGCTGGCGCTGATCACGCCCATCCTGCTGCATACCCAGACCGAGTATCCCCTCTATCATGCCATCGCCCTGTGGTGGGCCCTGTTGCTGCTCATCTATGTGCTGGATGCGGAAGTGGAGGAGGGGGCGCAGGCCTTTGGCCACGCCAACTGGCGGGAATATGTCTATCGCCCCTGGCTGTTGCTGCGCTTCCTGGCCATCGGTATTCCACTGGTCGTGGTGCCCTTCATGCTCACGGCCATTCATACCGCCTGGGTGGTGACCAAGTATGAGCGTGGTGGCTACAAGCAGCCGACCCTGTTGCTGGACATCATCAACCCCATGGCCTGGCTGACCCGGGTGGAGTTCGACGTGAATGCGGTGCGCCTGATGGTCGGCCTGCAGGCTCACAATAAGGCGGAGCTGGAGGCGTATCTCGACTGGGGGCAGGAGTTCGTGCACCACACCCCCAGAGCCAACATCTACGCCAACATGGTGCTAGCCCTCGATGCGCTGGGGCGGCAGGAGGAGGCGAAGCGCCTGCGTACCCAGGCACTGATGCTCTATCCGGGTGAGCCCTTGCTCACCGGCTCGGCGGCCAAGTCGGTCGCGGCGACCCTGGAGCGCAAGCCGTCAAGTTGA
- a CDS encoding LPS O-antigen chain length determinant protein WzzB has product MTNKEITPKPDAHLPQGWQVASGEIDLRELALVLWRQKLLILLVTALFAAVGVGYALFAPQQWSAKAVIAEPKPEELLPMQKVEAQATALGLKEFPTGEKLYKDFVQEFNSFENRRDYLKGSPLFAEQIKDKGLDDKSQRRWLRDWSKLVTAQPVDKKGEDPGIELTLAAPTADASLTLLEGYIDYVIKRQQQQLIQRLNEKRTLQLEEVATRYAVMQEDAKRMLQQDISETRLANSVAKAAGATAPLENYTNQERFPISLGSKGLEAKLSLLKSIELEYYQPELQALQAQMARLKRISLEGISFRPFSYLDAPDEPMSRDKPKRPLIVVLATLLGGMLGVGIVLVRHAFRRPEQA; this is encoded by the coding sequence ATGACCAATAAAGAGATAACCCCCAAACCTGATGCTCATCTACCACAGGGTTGGCAAGTCGCTTCCGGCGAAATTGATCTGCGTGAGCTGGCACTTGTGCTGTGGCGCCAGAAACTGTTGATCCTGCTGGTCACGGCGCTGTTTGCTGCTGTGGGGGTAGGCTATGCCTTGTTTGCCCCCCAGCAGTGGTCCGCCAAGGCGGTGATCGCGGAGCCCAAGCCGGAAGAGCTGTTGCCGATGCAGAAGGTGGAGGCTCAGGCTACCGCATTGGGACTCAAAGAGTTTCCTACGGGTGAAAAGCTTTACAAAGACTTTGTTCAGGAGTTCAACTCTTTTGAGAACCGCCGGGATTACCTTAAGGGCAGCCCGCTGTTTGCCGAGCAGATAAAAGATAAGGGACTGGACGACAAGTCTCAGCGGCGCTGGTTGCGCGACTGGAGCAAGCTGGTTACGGCCCAACCCGTTGACAAGAAAGGTGAGGATCCGGGGATTGAGCTCACTCTTGCCGCACCCACCGCGGATGCCTCTTTGACACTGCTGGAAGGGTATATCGATTACGTCATCAAACGACAGCAGCAACAGTTGATCCAGCGTTTGAATGAGAAACGCACCCTGCAACTGGAAGAGGTAGCAACCCGCTATGCCGTGATGCAAGAAGATGCCAAACGCATGTTGCAGCAGGATATCTCCGAGACCAGACTGGCTAATAGCGTGGCCAAGGCTGCAGGGGCTACCGCACCTTTGGAAAACTACACCAACCAGGAGCGTTTTCCCATCTCACTGGGCTCGAAGGGGCTGGAAGCAAAACTGAGCTTGTTAAAATCCATCGAACTTGAGTATTACCAACCCGAGTTGCAGGCGCTGCAGGCACAGATGGCGCGCCTCAAGCGTATTTCTTTGGAAGGAATAAGCTTCCGTCCCTTCTCCTATCTGGATGCACCCGACGAGCCGATGAGCCGCGATAAGCCCAAGCGTCCCCTGATCGTGGTGCTGGCCACTTTGCTTGGCGGTATGCTGGGAGTTGGTATTGTCTTGGTTCGGCATGCCTTTCGCAGGCCAGAACAGGCATAA